The following are encoded together in the Apodemus sylvaticus chromosome 11, mApoSyl1.1, whole genome shotgun sequence genome:
- the Spata18 gene encoding mitochondria-eating protein, with amino-acid sequence MADGVKRLAKSESFQALQDKVTYWVADYQTNSCDQNLNYCIELIEQVAKVQAQLFGILTVTAQEGGHNEGVETIKSRLLPLLQTSFSSVNMGKVIETEIRPIQDFQLRSKTRDTSLDPDQQQSDSESILESQPNQVQDDLAESGKTLEGGKNGSTISLLAAEEEINQLKKQLKTLQAQEDARHKSSENRRNEARRASGKRAADQRPQDMVSNYEKHLQNLKDEIAVLSAEKNGLQGRSGRSRSPSPGTRGRRRGRSRSHSHSRSRSRSHSQSHSRSNSPCTTVAKIRSPSPNRAKMSSVARKAALLSRFSDAYSQARLDAQCLLRRCIDRAETVQRIIFIATVEAFHVAKMAFRHFKVRVRKMLTPSNVGNSDFETAVSEYIVCHLDLYDSQSSVNDVIRAMNVNPKISFPPEVDFCLLTEFIQEICCIAFAMQSLDPPLDIAFGADGEVFNDCKYRRSYDSDFTAPLVFYHVWPALMENDCVIMKGEAVTKRGAFWSSVRPVMRCRSRSLSPICPRSRFGISTVSRSRSPSPIRCTFARY; translated from the exons ATGGCAGACGGTGTGAAGAGGCTGGCCAAAAGCGAATCTTTTCAAGCGCTGCAGGATAAAGTCACCTACTGGGTGGCTGACTACCAA ACAAACTCCTGTGATCAAAATCTAAATTATTGCATCGAACTCATCGAACAAGTTGCCAAAGTGCAGGCACAACTCTTTGGGATCCTCACAGTGACAGCCCAAGAAG GGGGACATAATGAAGGCGTGGAAACGATCAAGAGTCGCCTTTTGCCTCTGCTGCAGACATCCTTCAGTTCTGTAAACATGGGGAAAGTTATTGAGACTGAGATCCGTCCTATACAG GATTTCCAGCTTAGAAGTAAAACCAGAGACACTTCTTTGGACCCGGACCAACAGCAATCAGACAGTGAATCGATCTTAGAGAGTCAACCAAACCAGGTTCAAGACGA TTTGGCTGAAAGTGGAAAGACTCTTGAAGGAGGCAAGAACGGATCAACCATATCCCTCCTGGCTGCCGAGGAGGAGATAAATCAGCTaaaaaagca GCTCAAAACTCTGCAAGCCCAGGAGGACGCCCGCCACAAAAGCTCGGAGAATCGTCGCAATGAAGCGCGCCGAGCTTCCGGCAAACGGGCCGCAGACCAACGGCCCCAAGACATGGTGTCCAACTATGAGAAACACCTGCAAAATCTGAAGGACGAGATAGCTGTCTTGTCTGCTGAAAAAAACGGTCTCCAGGGAAG GTCTGGCAGGAGCCGGTCTCCTAGCCCTGGTACCCGCGGCCGTCGCCGCGGCCGCAGCCGCAGTCACAGCCACAGTCGCAGTCGCAGCCGCAGCCACAGCCAGAGCCATAGCAGGTCCAACAGCCCCTGCACTACAGTGGCCAAGATCAGAAGCCCGTCCCCAAACCGTGCCAAAATGTCCAGCGTGGCACGCAAAGCCGCTCTCCTGTCCCGATTCAGCGACGCCTATTCCCAGGCCCGCCTAGATGCGCAGTGCTTGCTGAGGCGGTGCATTGACAGGGCTGAGACGGTGCAGCGCATCATTTTCATCGCCACAGTG GAGGCATTTCATGTAGCAAAAATGGCATTCAGGCACTTCAAGGTCCGGGTGAGGAAGATGCTAACGCCGTCGAACGTGGGAAATAGTGACTTTGAGACTGCCGTCTCCGAATATATCGTTTGTCATCTGGACCTGTATGACTCTCAAAGCAGTGTCAAT GATGTGATCCGTGCCATGAACGTCAACCCCAAGATCTCATTCCCTCCTGAGGTGGACTTCTGCCTCCTCACTGAATTCATCCAGGAGATTTGCTGCATTGCTTTTGCAATGCAGTCCTTAGACCCACCCCTCGACATTGCATTTGGGGCGGATGGAGAAGTCTTTAACGATTGCAA GTACCGCCGCAGCTATGACTCGGACTTTACTGCTCCCTTGGTCTTTTATCACGTGTGGCCTGCTCTCATGGAGAACGACTGTGTCATTATGAAGGGAGAAGCTGTCACCAAGAGAGGGGCTTTT